In Pan paniscus chromosome 1, NHGRI_mPanPan1-v2.0_pri, whole genome shotgun sequence, the DNA window CTTCCCAGCCTTGGATAGAAGGGGTCACACCACCAGAAGTCTGAGGCCAAATGACCTCTGCACTCCTGAAGGTGGGTTTGGATAGGACTGGGTGTGCACCCATGAGATGGTGTGAAGCTAATCCATGCCCTTCAGTCTACAGAAGCCTCGGAGCTTGCAGTTAGAAGGGTTCTTGGGAGTTTAAGTGGCTATTCAATTGGTCCCAGCTGCCCCGGGTGTTCATGACCTAAGCTCTCAGAGATTGGGAGACTCAAAGCCATCCCTCTTTCCCAAGATCCTTAGGCTGTTGCTGAAAGGAGGAGGCCCCCGGGAGGGTCCACCAACTTCTAACTCAAGGAATGTGCAGCTCCAAGTCAAGCCTCCCTGTGGACCTGGGGTGGACAGGACCCCTACAGCAGCAGGGAGAGTCAGGAAGCCTCTCGGGGCTGCTCAAAGCATTACCCTCATTCCTCAGGGCAAGCCCAAACCTCAAGCCATCTGGACACACGATGGCTGTGCCTTGGACACCAGGCGTGTGAGTGTGCGGAATggtgagcgagactccatcctcTTCATCCGAGAAGCCCAACGTGCTGACTCAGGTCGCTACCAACTCCGTGTGCAGCTGGGTGGGCTGGAGGCCACCGCCACCATTGACATCCTGGTGATTGGTACGGTGGGGGAAGTGGGAGATGGGGGGGTCCTCAGGAACTCCCTCTCCAGGCTGAAGAGGAGCCAGCTCAGAGAGCTGGGGAAGCTGGGGCAAGGCTCCCACGTCATGTCTGGGACACAGGGTGGGCGCAGGAGGGGTAGCTGAGAAGAAAAAGGGGCTAGGGCACTCCTGAAGTGACTTCAATGCATGTGGGATGTTCCACGCCCACTGCCATGGCTTTGCCCTTTCAGAGAGGCCAGGCCCTCCTCAGAGTATTAAGTTGGTGGACGTTTGGGGCTTCAGCGCTACACTGGAATGGACACCTCCCCAAGATACGGGGAATACAGCACTTCTGGGATACACGGTGCAGAAGGCTGACACAAAATCCGGGGTGAGGCCagctgggaaggaaggagggtggaAGAGGGCATGTTGGGACAGGCCTCTGGTAGCTCCACATGGGGTGGCTGATTTCTGGCATCATGTTCGGCCCCGCAGCTGTGGTTCACGGTGCTGGAGCACTATCACCGCACCAGCTGCATCGTCTCTGACCTCATCATCGGCAACTCCTATGCCTTCCGTGTCTTTGCTGAAAACCAGTGCGGACTCAGTGAAACAGCCCCCATCACCACGGACCTCGCCCACATCCAGAAAGCAGGTAAGGGAGGCATGGGGATCATGAGCTGGGAAGACTTAaggataggccgggcacagtggctcacgcctctaattccagcactttgggaggccaaggcaggcggatcacctgaggtcaggagttcaagaccagcctggacaacatggtgaaacctcatctctactaaaaatacaaaaattagccaggcatggtggtgcacgcctgtactcccagctactcaggaggctaaggcaggagaattgcttgaacttgggagttggaggttgcagtgagctgagatcgtgccactgcactccagcctgggcaatagagactccacctcaaaaaaaaaaaaaaaaaatactaaggaTAAAGAGTCGACGAGGGCTGGGATCTCAGAAGCTACATGCCAGCCCCTCTTGGTGCCCTCAGCTACTGTTTACAAGACCAAGGGGTTTGCCCAACGAGACTTCTCTGAAGCCCCAAAGTTTACCCAGCCTCTGGCCGACTGCACTACAGTCACCGGCTATAATACCCAGCTCTTCTGCTGTGTCCGCGCCTCTCCCCGGGTGAGTGGGGGCTCTGGGGGGCGCTGTGCTGAGCTGCTTCTTGTTCCTGCCTGTCCTAACCTAAGCCGAGTTGCAGAGCACTGTAACATAACATCTGTTACCATCACCGCCATCTGCCTCTTCTACAGCACGGTATTTAGGAACAGTCGGGGTGCTTGGAGTCCAAGACGGACTGATGAGAATGACATTTCCTTTTGAATGTTTGTTTCTGATATATGGAGGTGTTGCTTACTGACCTGCTGGCAATTAGGCATGCGCTTCAAGTTGTTTCTGTGGTAGGAGTGAAAGTCCCTGTGGTTTCTCCTTCCCATGCATACCTCATCCCATCAGGGCCGTGCACATGCAAGCTGCCTAGAGTTCAGCCTTTTGCCACAACCCTGAGCAAGGCTCTCTGTCTATTTACAATCTAGTCATCATGCTCCACACACAGCAGAAAACACCATTAACAACCTGTACCAAGAATCTTTTGGGTTTTGAGTCTGGGCAAGACTACATGGAGATAACATCTCAGAAGGGGCATATCAAGAGTCCACTCTAGAAGCTACTCTCTAACCAGAGGGGACAGAGGCAACTCGCAAGTCAGCAGTGGGAACAGAATATGGATGGTTCACAAGAGGTGAGCCTGATGCTCAGTGCTTCTGATCCATAAAGGGGCTGCCTGAGAGCCCGGAACGGAAGTTAGCAGTTTTCTTCCAGTCAGAAATATTggtaaagaaaatgaagtttcAGGTGCTATTTTCAAACAAGAGAAGGAGCTTGGGGGACTGCTGGTGGCACTGGAAGGGGAAACCCTTCCCACAACATAAGGAACAGGGAGCCTTCCAGAAAGCCATTATCTCTATATAGACAGAGTCCCAGAAACTGAGCACAGAAAGACTATTGGTTCTTACCCTCGCCCCTCCTTGCTGCCTCCCTCATCTTTGTCTTCCAGCCCAAGATCATCTGGCTGAAGAACAAGATGGATATCCAAGGCAACCCTAAGTACAGAGCCCTGACTCACCTGGGAATCTGCTCCCTAGAGATCCGCAAGCCGGGTCCCTTTGATGGAGGCATCTATACCTGCAAGGCGGTGAACCCCCTAGGGGAGGCATCTGTGGACTGTCGGGTGGATGTGAAAGGTAAGGGCAAGACGAGAACTAGTGCCTTAGGGTGCCAGTCACCTCCTCTCTCCACCGGTGGAAGAGTCAGGGAACAGAGACGCAAGCCTAGGGGGAGAAGGGGTTCCTCCGCTGGACTCtttcatcactgtcatcatcaggATGTATTGGAGGAGACATTTTAATTATCTACTATCTCATTTCTCTCCATCACAATTCAATAATATAGGAAgaattgttatttccattttgcaaatgagaagaCGAAAGTACAGGGAGGGAACTGGTTTGCCCAAGATTCCCAGTGTCAGTTAGTTGATCACCTGGCACTGGTGGAAATAGCCCAGGTCTCCAGGTCCTCGCTCAGCTCATTTTTCTTTATGCTGTGCAATCTTCCGACTCAGCCTAGGAAAGCTGCAACTGTTTGTCAGGCTTTATTTCACTTCCCCTCCAGTTTATTTATAGGTAATATTGCATATCCTCTCTACTTCCTTATTTAATCACTTATCTATACCTGTCACCTTGTTCAGATCTCTATCATTGTGTTTAACATACTGTTTTATAATTATCTATTTATAGATATGTTTCCCTATTAAATTATAAGCATTTTGAGGGTAGGGACATTGTCTTATTTGCCTTTGTCCCCCCAGTGTCTAGCCCAGTTtctgacacacagtaggcactctaAATGTTTGTTGCATGGATCAAGAATGAATGAGCCCTTACATGTCCTGTTCTTCTCTATGTATAGACTACCTAATTAGCACCATTGACTCCCCAAGAACCTGAAATAGAATATTCCTTTCTAATGCTCTGAAAGAAAGTTTCTCAGAGATTTCTGAGATGTTAACACTGAGAAATGTCCGAATTATTACAGTTCCTAATTGAGGACACCTAAGAAGGCATGGTACTCTGACAAAGGTAAGTAAAGAGAGGCAAGATGTCTCACTGGATTAGTTCCTGTTTATGGCTAGTGTTGTTGAGTCAGGGACAGAGGTGCATTCCTGAGCCTTTCAGTCATGTATCCACTGGTGGCCACTTTTGttgtaaccattttttttttgaaatgatgtcttgctctgttgcccaggctggagtgcagtggcgccatcttggctcactgcaacctctgcctcctgggttcaagcaattcttgtgcctcaacctctcgagtagctgggatggcaggcgcccgccaccatgcccggctaatttttctacttttagtattgatggagtttcaccatgttggccaggctggtctcgaactcctgacctcaagtgatccactcacctcggcctcccaaagtgctgggattacaggtgagagccgaCATGCCCAGCTGttgtaactatttatttatttatttatttatttatttatttatttattttgagacagagtctcgctttgtcgcccaggctggagtgcagtggcgctatctcggctcactgcaagctctgcctgccgggttcatgccattctcctgcctcagcctccagagtagctgggactacaggcgcccaccaccacgcccggcaatttttttttttttttttttttttagtagagacggggtttcactgtgttaaccaggatggtctcgatctcctgacctcatgatccacccgccttggcctcccaaagtgctgggattacaggcatgagccaccgcgcccagcctgttgtaaccatttttaaaagcGATACTGTCATCCCTGTGGAGAGAATTTATAGTAGATGCAGTCTGCTTTTGTCATATCCTCTCTATGTCTGCACTCCTCAAGTCGATGGTAGGAATTAAACCTAATGAATGGTCCTCTGAAGAAGAGTGACAGCATCCACCTAATCATAAGGAGATTCTGTGGGAGGGAGCTGAGCAGGTATTGTAGGAAAAGGTGTCAAGGGAACAATTCAGAGTGCAGGAACCCACAAGAGTCACAGCACCTTGTGCCCGTGGGGTGTGTAAGGACAGGGGACGCTGCTCCTGCTGACTGAGTAAACGCCTCAGGATCATGagcatggtaaaaaaaaatggattaatatatttgttttttactttgaaGCTTATGGATTCCTTCCCTTCCAAGAGAAGAAAATCCTCTTTCTCATTTATGTCAATTATAATTTAACCTTTAGGTGTGTGGTCCCAAGCAGCACATTATTGGCAAAAGACAGCTCAGCTCATCATTTAGAACTGGACAGCTTTTTTAGATTTTCCGTCATTCACATTAGCTATGTTGTGAACAAAGTGATGCATAAGGTGAAAAAGAAGCTTGAGACAGAACTAAAGAGAACAAGTTCCCAGTGTCCTCTCCGACTTGTAGCTGCTGGCTGATGGAAATTGGAAATGAATTTGATCCCATAAGACATTTATTTAAGGCTCTCACTGGTATGTAGCAAATGAAAGCCTAAAGGGGTGCGTTACAAGTACAGACTTCTCAGGAAAGCGCTCTCCGACAGTCGGCTTGCAGAGACAactctccctccctcacctccctctctGTGTTAATGATACTTGTGTTCCTGTTAGTTGCCCCTTTCCCTCTCTCACAGCCAGTGCCCAGCAATGAAGTGAATTCATGGCACAGGAGCCAGGGACCGTGACAACGGTGCCCTCAGCAGCCTGGTGTCCTCTGGCCATTTGCTGTCATGGCTACAAAGTGCTCCCTCTTTTCAGtgcctccaggaagcctgccAGTGGTGAGACTGTGTCCTCCAGGAGCTTCGGCACCATGTCTGGTTTGGAttcatctaaataaatatgtggTTCCCCAGTGCCTACGTGTCCCTGTATTTGAGACTTTCTATGAAACATTTGGAAAGTTGCTATCCTTTAGCCAGGCTGTAAGGAACCACAGGGCCTTAAGACTCCCCTTTATCTTCCCACAACCACATTCGCTTCCACAGAGGTTTCTAACACTGTCCTTTTCCCTAGACATCTACGACACAACTGAATTCAACCCTCCACAGTACTAAGTGCGGGAAAGAGATGCCGAAGATGACTTGCTCTCTGCCTGTATGGGCTTTCCAATTTAAGTTGGGATAACAGGACGCACATCCACCACAAAGAGGCAAACAGCAGAACACAAATATGCACATAGCTAATTATAGACAGAGCCCCAAGACCTGAGGGCTGGAATGATACTCAAGAAATTGGAGGGCTGGgcaatgtggctcatgcctgtaatcccagaactttgggaagccgaggcggatggatcacttgaggtcaggagttcgagacaagcccagccaacatggtgaaaccccatctctataaaaatacaaaaattaggctgggcatggcgtctcacgcccgtaatcctagcactttgtgaggccaaggcaggcggatcacttgaggttaagagttcagaaccagcctggccaacacggtaaaaccctgtctctactaaaaatacaacaaaattggACAGGTATGGTGGCgagcgcctctaatcccagctactcaggatgctgagggaggagaatcgcttgaatccaggaggcggagcttgcagtgagccgagatcatgccactgcactccagcctgggtgacagagcaagactccatctcaaaaaaaaaaaaaaaaaaaaaaaaagcaaagtatttGGAGCAGAGTCTCATTAAACCCAGGGAAAGAATAAAGGTGAGGTTCCCTtgattatctttgttttcattctgaTGACAAATAAGATATTGAAGGTGTTCTGTGATAGAATCTGCAGAAGATGATAACAGTTCCTCCTATCTTTGTATGAGCACGGTGCTCCTCTCATCAAGAGTTGGAGTCTATTTCCCCTTCCCTTGaatcatgtgacttgctttgacagAAAGAATGTAGCAGAAGTGACGTGGCACCAGTCCAGGCCTGGGCCTTAAGAGGTACTTTAGTTTCTGCTTTTGCTCTTAGAAGTCAGCTCCCATGTAAAGGATCTCAGGCTAGATTACTGAATTATGAGAGGCCACATGGAGGACAACCAAGCATCCCCACTGAGAGCCAGCACCATGGCCCCGGACACACGTGGCCACCTTGGACCCTAGAGCCCCAATCAAGCCCAATCAACACCTTGTAGAGTAGAAACAAATCACCCCTGGAGAGCCCTGCCCAAATTGTAAAATCATGAGCAAATAAATAGTggctgttgtttcaagccactaaattttgaaGTGGTTTTCTATATAATCATAGGTTACTGAAACAACCTTCTATGCAACAGGCACTGAACTAAGTGctttatctcttttaatcttcattttacaaatgaggacgtTGAAGCTCCTAAGTTGTCCCAAGTCATGCAGCTAGTAAgcagcagagctaggatttgaaccaggtctgtctgactccaaggctttcctgttttct includes these proteins:
- the MYBPHL gene encoding myosin-binding protein H-like isoform X2; translated protein: MEAATAPEVAAGSKLKVKEASPADAEPPQASPGQGAGSPTPQLLPPIEEHPKIWLPRALRQTYIRKVGDTVNLLIPFQGKPKPQAIWTHDGCALDTRRVSVRNGERDSILFIREAQRADSGRYQLRVQLGGLEATATIDILVIERPGPPQSIKLVDVWGFSATLEWTPPQDTGNTALLGYTVQKADTKSGLWFTVLEHYHRTSCIVSDLIIGNSYAFRVFAENQCGLSETAPITTDLAHIQKAATVYKTKGFAQRDFSEAPKFTQPLADCTTVTGYNTQLFCCVRASPRPKIIWLKNKMDIQGNPKYRALTHLGICSLEIRKPGPFDGGIYTCKAVNPLGEASVDCRVDVKVPN
- the MYBPHL gene encoding myosin-binding protein H-like isoform X1, translating into MEAATAPEVAAGSKLKVKEASPADAEPPQASPGQGAGSPTPQLLPPIEEHPKIWLPRALRQTYIRKVGDTVNLLIPFQGKPKPQAIWTHDGCALDTRRVSVRNGERDSILFIREAQRADSGRYQLRVQLGGLEATATIDILVIERPGPPQSIKLVDVWGFSATLEWTPPQDTGNTALLGYTVQKADTKSGLWFTVLEHYHRTSCIVSDLIIGNSYAFRVFAENQCGLSETAPITTDLAHIQKAATVYKTKGFAQRDFSEAPKFTQPLADCTTVTGYNTQLFCCVRASPRPKIIWLKNKMDIQGNPKYRALTHLGICSLEIRKPGPFDGGIYTCKAVNPLGEASVDCRVDVKGKGKTRTSALGCQSPPLSTGGRVREQRRKPRGRRGSSAGLFHHCHHQDVLEETF